A section of the Phormidium ambiguum IAM M-71 genome encodes:
- a CDS encoding extracellular solute-binding protein, giving the protein MKRRDFLLGTGTLAISGVFTGCGNQQQTNLRIRLLKDSIPPQLLNQFRREFRQVGELDLTVEAQLIKLFQSLQEKPKSENWWSKLPLPAVREEANKLPDLVTLGDYWLAAAIEQKLIQPLDVDRLPQWKQLPPQYQRLVRRNQQGNIDMKGQVWGAPYRWGTTMIVYRRDKFKAEGLKPPQDWNDLWREELRDRISLLDQPREVIGLTLKKINPQNSYNTQQLDKIPQLKSELKALDRQVKFYSDNSYLQPLILGDTWVAVGWSTDILPAVQRQPNTIGAVIPQSGTSLWADLWVRPSKANDNFNAAKDWIDFGWQPEIAALFSRFGKAASPIFAGQSWEKLPKTISDKKLLLPSPEVYQKSEFLLPLSPKAKEEYLNLWQEIRFQGLGLGDRKGGGA; this is encoded by the coding sequence ATGAAGCGACGCGATTTTTTATTAGGTACTGGGACTCTAGCAATTTCAGGTGTATTCACAGGTTGTGGTAATCAGCAACAGACGAATTTAAGAATTAGACTGCTTAAGGATTCGATTCCACCTCAGCTGTTAAATCAATTTCGCCGGGAATTTAGGCAAGTTGGGGAATTAGATTTAACTGTAGAAGCACAACTGATTAAGTTATTTCAAAGTTTACAAGAGAAACCAAAATCTGAGAATTGGTGGTCAAAACTTCCTTTGCCAGCAGTTAGAGAAGAAGCAAATAAATTACCGGATTTAGTCACTTTAGGAGATTATTGGCTAGCCGCAGCGATCGAACAAAAACTAATTCAACCTTTGGATGTAGATCGATTGCCGCAATGGAAACAGTTACCACCACAATATCAACGATTGGTGCGCCGCAATCAACAAGGGAATATTGACATGAAAGGGCAAGTTTGGGGTGCGCCTTATCGGTGGGGGACAACCATGATTGTTTACCGTCGGGATAAATTTAAAGCGGAAGGTTTAAAGCCGCCTCAAGATTGGAACGATCTGTGGAGAGAAGAGTTGCGCGATCGCATTTCTTTACTCGATCAACCAAGGGAAGTTATCGGTTTAACCTTGAAAAAAATTAATCCGCAAAACTCTTACAACACGCAACAATTAGATAAAATTCCTCAACTAAAATCAGAACTGAAAGCACTCGATCGACAAGTCAAGTTTTATAGCGATAATTCCTATTTACAACCTTTGATTTTAGGAGATACTTGGGTAGCTGTTGGTTGGTCTACAGATATATTGCCAGCCGTTCAACGTCAACCAAACACCATTGGAGCAGTAATTCCCCAATCTGGAACCTCTCTTTGGGCAGATTTATGGGTACGTCCGAGCAAAGCTAATGATAATTTTAATGCAGCTAAAGATTGGATTGATTTTGGTTGGCAACCAGAAATAGCAGCTTTATTTTCACGTTTTGGCAAAGCCGCTTCGCCAATTTTTGCTGGGCAAAGTTGGGAGAAATTACCAAAAACTATCAGTGATAAAAAGTTACTATTACCCTCACCGGAAGTTTACCAAAAAAGTGAATTTCTCTTGCCTCTTTCTCCCAAAGCAAAAGAGGAATACTTGAATTTATGGCAAGAAATTAGGTTTCAAGGTTTAGGTTTAGGCGATCGCAAAGGCGGCGGCGCATAA
- a CDS encoding DUF4351 domain-containing protein, which translates to MQFDNLCKYLAEKYPDKFASWLLGEPTTKVEVLKTELSLEPIRADSVTFLRTQSQILHLEFQVKVPTGKPMPLRMLNYFVRLYWQYNLPVTQVLIWLQQTSNSAVFESEFRQGLTSHGYQVIRMWEQPPEPLLADPALLPMAVLAASDNAIELLNQVASEVAKIESNAQRREISASTEILAGLRFNKNLIRNLFREEIMRESVIYQDILEEGRQEGKQEGRQEGKQEGKQEEALTMVMRPLTRRFGNLDAELQSRLGELTVAQLEDLIEALFDFSDVSDLMNWLEERREI; encoded by the coding sequence ATGCAGTTTGATAATCTATGTAAGTATCTGGCAGAAAAGTACCCAGACAAATTTGCTAGTTGGTTATTGGGAGAACCGACAACAAAAGTAGAAGTGTTAAAAACTGAGTTAAGCTTAGAACCAATTCGGGCTGATTCAGTCACTTTTCTCCGCACTCAGTCACAAATCTTGCATTTAGAATTTCAAGTGAAGGTGCCAACTGGTAAACCGATGCCACTGCGAATGCTCAATTATTTTGTCCGGTTGTATTGGCAATATAATTTACCCGTGACACAAGTGCTAATTTGGTTGCAACAAACCAGTAATTCAGCAGTATTTGAAAGTGAATTTCGTCAGGGATTAACCAGTCATGGCTATCAAGTAATTAGAATGTGGGAACAACCCCCAGAACCATTATTAGCAGATCCAGCACTGTTACCAATGGCTGTTCTAGCAGCTTCAGATAATGCCATTGAATTACTGAATCAAGTAGCATCAGAAGTGGCTAAAATAGAATCAAATGCTCAACGTCGGGAAATTTCAGCTTCTACTGAAATTTTAGCGGGTTTAAGGTTTAACAAAAATTTGATTCGCAATCTTTTTCGGGAGGAGATTATGCGAGAATCTGTGATTTATCAAGACATTTTGGAAGAGGGAAGACAAGAAGGAAAACAAGAAGGAAGACAAGAGGGAAAACAAGAGGGAAAACAAGAAGAAGCACTAACAATGGTAATGCGTCCGCTGACACGCCGTTTCGGTAATTTAGATGCGGAATTACAATCTCGTCTTGGGGAATTAACTGTAGCACAATTAGAAGATTTGATCGAGGCTTTGTTTGATTTTTCTGATGTTTCTGATTTGATGAATTGGTTGGAGGAACGACGGGAAATTTAA
- a CDS encoding M23 family metallopeptidase, producing the protein MEKPNYQNKSIKETNPNTTFWQRSLLINGLGWLGMFGFLSSSIVWVQNPNSGTAIAAPNVPEIMPKAVPDVPASTTKEPEPVFIRRAPNSPTNRPRTRQNRVSQSRSSGNNSTNSYIDPTDYSIGATNRRDVPGRSYQPPSAVVFRERYNPRRQRVVPPAEPFSIEEPSIEVTRVRPRVRRGTVTARRRDTSRNQISRAPRTYEIERRTRSTQNNRVPRSYEIERISVEPSNSRVSRRRFEPETQNTQIARVRRRSGATVAAANQVNVGPIKVTPNGIRMSRSGVIRRGETRIASSNLNGLAGNFRTNQSSRNRVLNYFYNSVNPSDSSDNESNKTNLAMIFPLAIPAQITSMFGWRMHPVTGEKGFHAGTDIGAPMGTPVLAAHAGRVALADFLGGYGLAVVLRHNQDAQETRYGHLSEITVKPGDWVEQGTVIGRVGDSGNTNGPHLHFEVREQTPQGWVAKDPGVQLEYSLAKLMRAFQSGQATLPQDTQPYEVPPNTLRKEQLSPQVPIPSAELPVIPIPGNDAPPPLLSAGE; encoded by the coding sequence ATGGAAAAACCAAATTACCAAAACAAATCAATAAAAGAAACCAATCCGAATACTACCTTTTGGCAACGTTCCTTGCTGATCAATGGATTAGGATGGCTAGGAATGTTTGGATTTCTGAGTAGCAGCATAGTTTGGGTACAAAATCCCAACTCCGGGACAGCCATTGCTGCGCCGAATGTACCAGAAATTATGCCCAAAGCTGTACCAGACGTTCCGGCATCTACCACAAAAGAACCAGAGCCCGTCTTCATTAGACGCGCCCCCAATTCTCCCACCAATCGGCCCAGAACTCGGCAAAACAGAGTATCTCAATCTCGAAGCAGCGGCAATAACAGCACCAACTCTTACATCGACCCCACAGACTACAGCATCGGTGCAACCAATAGACGAGATGTCCCTGGACGTTCTTACCAACCGCCAAGCGCAGTAGTATTTCGGGAACGTTACAATCCTCGTCGCCAGAGAGTTGTTCCCCCAGCCGAACCATTCTCCATTGAAGAACCTAGCATAGAAGTAACCAGAGTCAGACCAAGAGTGAGAAGAGGTACGGTAACTGCACGCCGTCGTGACACCTCCCGCAATCAAATCAGTCGCGCCCCCAGAACTTACGAAATTGAACGACGCACTCGTTCTACCCAAAATAATCGCGTTCCTAGAAGTTATGAAATAGAGCGCATCAGCGTAGAACCTTCCAACTCCCGTGTTTCTCGCAGGCGTTTTGAGCCAGAAACCCAAAATACCCAAATAGCCAGAGTCAGAAGACGAAGCGGTGCAACAGTAGCAGCTGCCAATCAAGTCAACGTTGGGCCGATTAAAGTAACTCCCAATGGCATCAGAATGAGTCGCAGTGGAGTAATTAGAAGAGGTGAAACTCGAATTGCCAGCAGTAATTTAAATGGATTAGCAGGTAATTTTAGAACTAATCAAAGTTCTCGGAATCGGGTTTTAAATTATTTCTACAACTCCGTGAATCCAAGCGATTCATCGGATAACGAATCAAATAAAACCAATTTAGCCATGATTTTCCCCTTGGCTATTCCCGCCCAAATTACTTCCATGTTTGGTTGGCGAATGCACCCAGTTACAGGTGAAAAAGGCTTTCATGCTGGTACAGATATTGGTGCGCCAATGGGAACACCCGTATTAGCGGCTCATGCAGGTAGAGTAGCCCTTGCCGATTTCTTGGGCGGTTACGGTTTAGCGGTGGTATTGCGCCACAATCAAGATGCTCAAGAAACACGCTACGGTCATCTTTCCGAAATTACTGTAAAACCTGGAGATTGGGTAGAACAGGGAACTGTGATCGGTCGAGTTGGGGATAGCGGGAATACAAATGGCCCTCACTTGCATTTTGAAGTCAGAGAACAAACACCCCAAGGTTGGGTAGCGAAAGACCCTGGAGTGCAGTTGGAATACTCTCTAGCCAAATTAATGCGGGCTTTCCAAAGCGGTCAGGCAACTTTACCACAGGATACCCAACCTTATGAAGTGCCACCAAATACTTTACGCAAGGAACAGTTATCACCTCAAGTTCCTATCCCTAGTGCTGAATTACCTGTAATTCCCATACCGGGAAATGATGCACCGCCTCCGTTGTTATCTGCTGGAGAGTAG
- a CDS encoding aldo/keto reductase: MRYRRFGKTNLRLSVFSLGTMRYLDCEASAIETVQQAVAQGINHIETARGYGKSEEYLGAALSAGLDLPRSQLYITSKIPPTAEADTMRRYIDESLKRLKVDYLDCLAIHGLNTWEHLHWVENGCVSAVHKAIADGQVRHFGFSTHGSLDLIVKAIDSGLFEFVNLHYYYFFQRNAAAIELAAQKDLGVFIISPADKGGRLFSPPVKLKDLCDPFSPLTLNYRFLLSDRRITTLSLGAANASELSQPLSVADRDYPLTNQELAIFAGLQNHQSTILGTDKCSQCYACLPCPENINIPEVLRLRNLAVAYDMTDYGQYRYRMFENAGHWFPGVKANRCTSCGECLPRCPENLDIPALLDDTHQRLNGPNRRRLWE; encoded by the coding sequence ATGCGATATAGGCGGTTTGGTAAAACCAATCTCAGGCTCTCAGTGTTTTCTCTGGGAACTATGCGCTACTTGGATTGTGAGGCGAGTGCGATCGAAACTGTACAGCAAGCTGTGGCGCAAGGAATTAATCACATAGAAACGGCGAGAGGCTATGGAAAAAGTGAGGAGTACCTGGGAGCAGCATTAAGTGCTGGTTTAGATCTACCACGCTCCCAACTTTACATCACTAGTAAAATTCCTCCCACAGCTGAAGCTGATACCATGCGCCGCTATATCGATGAGTCTCTGAAGCGATTAAAAGTTGATTATTTGGATTGTTTGGCGATTCATGGTTTAAATACTTGGGAGCATTTACATTGGGTAGAAAATGGTTGTGTTTCAGCAGTACATAAAGCGATCGCAGATGGTCAGGTTAGGCATTTTGGTTTTTCTACTCACGGCAGTTTAGATTTGATTGTTAAGGCGATCGACTCTGGTTTATTTGAATTCGTCAATCTGCATTATTATTACTTTTTCCAACGTAATGCCGCAGCCATAGAATTAGCCGCACAAAAGGATTTAGGGGTGTTTATTATCTCACCTGCTGATAAGGGAGGACGTTTATTTTCTCCACCAGTTAAGTTAAAAGATTTGTGCGATCCTTTTTCTCCTCTAACTTTGAATTATCGGTTTTTGTTGAGCGATCGCCGCATTACTACCTTAAGTTTAGGAGCCGCTAATGCTAGCGAATTATCTCAACCCTTAAGTGTAGCCGATCGAGATTACCCTCTCACCAACCAAGAATTAGCAATTTTCGCAGGTCTACAAAATCATCAATCAACTATTCTGGGAACAGACAAATGTAGTCAATGTTATGCTTGTCTTCCTTGTCCTGAGAATATTAACATTCCTGAAGTTTTACGACTGCGAAATCTCGCGGTTGCTTACGATATGACAGATTATGGTCAATATCGTTATCGAATGTTTGAAAATGCCGGACATTGGTTCCCTGGAGTTAAAGCTAACCGTTGTACTTCCTGCGGTGAATGTCTCCCCCGTTGTCCCGAAAATTTGGATATTCCCGCTCTTTTAGATGATACACATCAACGATTAAATGGCCCTAATCGTCGCCGACTTTGGGAATAA
- a CDS encoding riboflavin synthase: MFTGLIQSLGTIQFQSGDRISITCAEHTAHTILKDLEIGDSVAVDGICLTVEEILTQGFLATASPETLSRTRLGKGKLEYNNVNLETSLRVGSKLGGHFVTGHIDGVGHFQTAEQTANSWEISFIAPETVARYIVPKGSITVNGVSLTVAESNSDGTWFKVAVIPHTYAHTNLYLLKNGSQVNLEADILGKYVEKLVNFGKVPQTITPEFLIENGYV; encoded by the coding sequence GTGTTTACAGGATTAATTCAGAGCTTAGGAACAATTCAATTTCAGAGTGGCGATCGCATCAGCATCACCTGCGCTGAACACACAGCACATACAATCTTAAAAGACCTAGAAATAGGCGACAGCGTAGCCGTAGACGGCATCTGCCTCACCGTCGAAGAAATACTCACCCAAGGATTTCTAGCCACCGCCTCCCCAGAAACCCTCAGTCGCACCCGCTTAGGCAAAGGAAAACTAGAATACAACAACGTCAACCTAGAAACCTCACTCCGAGTCGGCAGCAAACTAGGCGGACACTTCGTAACCGGACACATTGACGGAGTAGGTCACTTCCAAACCGCAGAACAAACCGCCAACTCCTGGGAAATCAGCTTCATTGCCCCCGAAACAGTCGCCCGTTACATCGTCCCCAAAGGCAGCATCACCGTAAACGGCGTAAGCTTAACCGTAGCCGAATCCAACAGCGACGGCACTTGGTTCAAAGTCGCCGTCATTCCCCACACCTACGCCCACACCAACCTTTACTTACTAAAAAACGGCAGCCAGGTAAACCTAGAAGCCGATATTTTAGGCAAATACGTCGAAAAACTCGTAAATTTTGGCAAAGTCCCCCAAACCATCACACCCGAATTCTTAATCGAAAACGGCTATGTGTGA
- a CDS encoding biotin--[acetyl-CoA-carboxylase] ligase, with product MEFDRQKFTKALDIVKQNYCHQEPTINNQIFTLHLFDTLPSTNQKLWQLIEQGAPPGTIVIAKEQQAGKGQWGRQWYSPPGGLYLSMSLTPNLPAKQGAQLTMSTAWGIAQALRQIGIPVYLKWPNDLVISKYKLGGILTETRVQQERITKAVIGVGINWVNPVPETGINLQNFLEKHPGLITSLEMLAALTLTGIISGYNFWQKEGVTALLPSYEKLLNNINSPIEINGQPAVIVGVSENGDLRVRINSAEETTPSEIHLPVGTISLGYA from the coding sequence GTGGAATTCGATCGCCAAAAGTTTACCAAAGCTCTCGACATAGTAAAACAGAACTACTGCCATCAAGAGCCAACTATCAACAACCAAATATTTACACTTCACCTATTCGATACTCTCCCATCCACCAATCAAAAACTCTGGCAACTAATTGAACAAGGCGCACCACCAGGAACCATCGTCATTGCCAAAGAACAACAAGCAGGCAAAGGTCAATGGGGTCGGCAATGGTATTCGCCCCCAGGTGGACTATACTTATCTATGTCATTAACTCCTAACTTGCCAGCTAAACAGGGTGCTCAACTAACCATGAGTACCGCATGGGGAATAGCGCAAGCTTTACGCCAAATTGGTATCCCAGTCTACCTCAAATGGCCCAACGATCTGGTAATTTCTAAATATAAACTTGGCGGCATCCTCACCGAAACCAGAGTACAACAAGAGCGCATCACCAAAGCAGTAATTGGTGTCGGCATCAATTGGGTCAACCCAGTCCCAGAAACAGGCATTAACCTGCAAAACTTTCTGGAAAAACATCCCGGATTAATCACATCACTAGAAATGTTAGCCGCTCTCACCCTAACTGGAATCATATCGGGATACAATTTTTGGCAAAAGGAAGGAGTAACCGCCCTCTTACCATCTTATGAAAAACTGCTAAATAACATAAATAGTCCGATCGAAATTAATGGACAGCCAGCAGTTATAGTTGGTGTTTCTGAAAACGGTGATTTGCGAGTTCGCATAAACAGCGCCGAGGAAACCACCCCTTCAGAAATACATCTACCAGTAGGTACAATCAGTCTGGGCTATGCTTAA
- a CDS encoding calcium-binding protein gives MANFFGSDLNNNFNGTANNDNMFGAGGNDTLDGNAGNDNLFGDSGNDSLIGGLGADLLYGGEGNDTLDGTGGGSDQLFGGLGDDVYVINSNLDTLEEGFNQGIDTVRSSINFSLLGTNIENLVLLGTAINGTGNGSSNQITGNSSNNNLIGNGGNDTITGGNGNDTIAGGAGNDVLIDGNGDDRFVFNTTFAFAGVDTINNLSVGFDKIVLSKAIFTALESGVGTLLASDFATVNSDVAAATSSAEIVYNTTNGRLFYNADNADVGFGTGGHFATLTGNPAITRTDILVIA, from the coding sequence ATGGCAAACTTTTTTGGAAGTGACCTTAACAACAACTTTAACGGAACTGCCAATAACGACAATATGTTTGGCGCAGGTGGAAACGACACCTTAGATGGTAATGCTGGTAACGATAATTTATTTGGCGACTCAGGAAATGACTCATTAATTGGTGGATTAGGTGCCGATTTACTTTACGGTGGTGAAGGAAATGACACCCTTGATGGCACTGGTGGAGGTTCCGATCAATTATTTGGTGGACTTGGAGATGACGTTTACGTAATTAATAGTAATCTTGACACCCTTGAAGAAGGTTTTAATCAAGGCATTGATACCGTTCGTTCTTCTATAAATTTTTCATTACTGGGTACAAACATTGAAAATCTTGTACTGTTAGGCACAGCTATTAATGGTACTGGCAATGGTTCGAGCAATCAAATTACAGGTAATAGCAGCAATAATAACCTAATTGGAAATGGTGGTAATGACACAATTACTGGAGGCAATGGTAACGATACTATAGCCGGAGGTGCTGGTAATGATGTGTTAATTGACGGTAATGGTGACGATCGATTTGTTTTTAACACAACTTTTGCATTTGCTGGCGTAGATACAATTAATAACCTCTCTGTTGGCTTTGATAAAATTGTTCTCAGCAAAGCCATATTTACTGCTTTAGAAAGTGGTGTTGGCACTTTATTAGCCTCAGACTTTGCCACAGTTAATAGTGATGTTGCCGCAGCAACAAGTAGTGCTGAAATTGTTTATAACACCACAAACGGTCGATTATTCTATAACGCAGATAATGCTGATGTAGGATTCGGAACAGGTGGTCATTTTGCCACACTCACTGGCAATCCAGCAATTACCAGGACAGATATTCTTGTGATAGCGTAG
- a CDS encoding bifunctional nuclease family protein → MIEMKVAGIAVDAITRSPIVLLKDGTERRALPIYIGQDQAKSIIAALENQAPPRPLTHDLLVNMLEAWEMTVERIIIHSLQDNTFYAVLTVRKGEMKKDIDARPSDAIAVALRTRSPIWVMEEVVADASIPVDRDADEAEQRAFREFLENVRPEDLIQRGRFSNGEA, encoded by the coding sequence ATGATAGAGATGAAAGTCGCTGGTATTGCAGTTGATGCAATCACGCGCAGCCCAATAGTACTCCTAAAAGATGGGACTGAGCGACGGGCTTTGCCGATCTACATCGGTCAAGATCAAGCAAAGTCTATTATTGCCGCTTTGGAAAATCAAGCTCCTCCCCGTCCGCTGACCCATGATTTGTTAGTCAATATGTTGGAAGCGTGGGAAATGACGGTGGAGCGGATTATTATTCACTCCTTACAGGACAATACTTTTTATGCGGTTTTGACTGTCCGCAAAGGTGAGATGAAAAAAGATATTGATGCTCGTCCTAGTGATGCGATCGCAGTGGCGTTGCGTACCCGTAGCCCAATCTGGGTGATGGAAGAAGTGGTTGCTGATGCTTCTATTCCTGTGGATAGAGATGCTGATGAAGCTGAACAAAGGGCTTTTCGGGAATTTCTGGAAAATGTTAGACCCGAAGATTTGATTCAGCGAGGTCGCTTCAGTAATGGAGAAGCCTAA
- the cobT gene encoding nicotinate mononucleotide-dependent phosphoribosyltransferase CobT, protein MIKIYTQEEQGKRWLQRYRGCQATFACVLGFTETGLIPGISAAGATPCDRKYTALADAEFLYNGPSPNPKYPLPPLHAGASPVLISRAVVESLDLPLYIFNAGLLQPPPIPTIDLGGKAANCLTTGKALDLTIVKSLLDRGLIWGEKLATLHPSNWIILSECVVGGTTTALAVLTGLGFAAVGKVNSSHPECNHQQKWAVVQQGLKAASLVDFDKFPSALGVLELVAAVGDPMQIVVAGMAIAASRTSGVMLAGGTQMLAVYALIQAITTEYSLPWQQEQIVVGTTRWVAEDPTGDTVGLAQMIDSVPLLSNNFSFANSCYEKLRVYEQGYVKEGVGAGAACIAAELYGNWNHTQLLHAVEALAARLEQNQ, encoded by the coding sequence ATGATCAAAATTTATACGCAAGAAGAACAGGGGAAACGTTGGTTGCAAAGGTATCGGGGTTGTCAAGCAACGTTTGCTTGTGTGTTGGGATTTACGGAAACTGGGTTGATACCGGGAATTTCGGCGGCGGGGGCAACTCCTTGCGATCGCAAATACACCGCCCTAGCAGATGCAGAATTTTTATATAATGGCCCCTCACCTAATCCAAAATATCCCTTACCACCATTGCACGCAGGGGCTTCTCCAGTCTTAATTTCTCGTGCTGTAGTTGAATCCCTAGACTTACCTTTATATATATTCAATGCAGGATTACTGCAACCACCGCCGATCCCAACTATTGATTTAGGAGGTAAAGCGGCTAATTGTTTAACCACAGGAAAAGCCCTCGATCTAACTATCGTTAAAAGTTTGCTCGATCGAGGGTTAATTTGGGGAGAAAAGTTAGCCACTCTTCATCCCTCGAATTGGATAATTTTGAGTGAATGTGTAGTTGGTGGAACTACCACTGCATTAGCAGTGTTAACTGGTTTAGGTTTCGCCGCTGTTGGTAAGGTGAACAGTAGTCACCCAGAATGCAATCATCAACAAAAGTGGGCTGTAGTCCAGCAAGGACTAAAAGCGGCTAGTTTGGTAGATTTTGACAAATTTCCGTCTGCTTTAGGAGTGCTGGAATTAGTAGCCGCAGTGGGCGATCCGATGCAAATTGTAGTTGCGGGAATGGCGATCGCAGCTAGTAGAACTTCCGGGGTAATGCTGGCTGGAGGAACGCAAATGCTAGCTGTCTATGCTTTAATTCAGGCGATAACAACAGAATATTCTTTACCCTGGCAACAGGAACAAATCGTCGTCGGGACAACTCGCTGGGTAGCAGAAGATCCCACAGGTGACACAGTGGGTTTAGCTCAAATGATTGATTCAGTTCCTTTACTGAGTAATAACTTCAGTTTTGCCAATTCTTGCTATGAAAAATTACGAGTTTATGAGCAGGGATACGTCAAAGAAGGTGTTGGAGCAGGTGCGGCTTGTATTGCAGCTGAACTTTATGGCAACTGGAATCATACCCAACTTCTTCACGCTGTCGAAGCTTTAGCTGCACGCTTAGAACAAAATCAGTAA
- the pgeF gene encoding peptidoglycan editing factor PgeF, which translates to MISPQTSELKLNDSANSLHSWQWRFWEGLPYLTCSLLANWQHGFFTRQFSPRFPADLVQVLDNDAEFYRVRQVHGGVVLTPGEVKEFVGTGKDVGTAEFESLPPADALVTEREKQAVWVCTADCTPVLIADEKTGQTAAIHAGWRGTAKRIVPEAIARLVSQGNNLENLRIAMGPAITGEVYQVSQEVAAEVGATVVSADSEASILNALQELPNSPISPDSEPGKVRLDVRRINELQLQQMGINEQQIAIAPHCTYQQPDYFFSYRRDQLKKVQWSGIVSK; encoded by the coding sequence GTGATTTCTCCCCAAACATCTGAACTCAAACTGAATGATTCTGCTAATTCTCTTCATTCTTGGCAATGGCGTTTTTGGGAAGGTTTGCCTTATTTAACTTGTAGCTTGTTAGCAAATTGGCAACATGGTTTTTTTACTCGACAGTTTTCGCCACGTTTTCCCGCAGATTTGGTGCAGGTTTTAGATAATGATGCTGAGTTTTATCGAGTCAGACAAGTGCATGGTGGTGTGGTGTTAACTCCTGGGGAAGTGAAGGAGTTTGTCGGAACTGGGAAGGATGTGGGAACGGCGGAGTTTGAATCTTTGCCACCTGCTGATGCTTTGGTGACGGAACGGGAAAAACAGGCGGTTTGGGTTTGTACTGCTGATTGTACTCCGGTGTTAATTGCTGATGAAAAGACGGGACAAACTGCGGCGATTCATGCGGGTTGGCGGGGTACAGCTAAGAGAATTGTACCGGAAGCGATCGCACGTCTCGTTTCTCAAGGCAACAATTTAGAAAATCTTCGCATTGCAATGGGGCCTGCCATTACCGGAGAAGTATATCAAGTTTCCCAAGAAGTAGCCGCAGAAGTAGGTGCTACTGTTGTTTCTGCTGACTCAGAAGCATCAATTTTAAATGCCTTACAAGAATTACCAAATTCCCCCATTTCCCCAGATTCCGAACCCGGAAAAGTACGTTTAGATGTCCGCCGAATTAATGAATTACAGTTACAACAAATGGGAATTAATGAACAACAAATAGCTATTGCTCCCCATTGTACTTATCAACAACCAGATTATTTCTTTTCCTATCGTCGAGACCAGTTAAAAAAGGTGCAATGGTCAGGAATTGTGAGTAAATGA